From the genome of Lotus japonicus ecotype B-129 chromosome 6, LjGifu_v1.2, one region includes:
- the LOC130725849 gene encoding kinesin-like protein KIN-14C, with protein sequence MASRNQNRPPRSPSNKKGGGAEELQSDKRRRIIGTDKMERQGRGRAPFGAVNNKAEASDAGSVEGSECSTVDFTKEEVEALLNEKMKKGNPFDSKKKIEQMGDLIKRLKLCVRWFKRVEEGYIQEKEKLQSDLESAQKKCIDAENEMKMKMRELNEVISNLRMTISSLEERITKEERDKLEAIDCYRKEKDARSVAEQMQASLSTELEKVRVEKSAAEKKAISNEDLYKRSQEYNMSLQQYNSRLQSDLETTNEAHKRLETEKSTIVENLSNVRGHNKALQEQLSSLKASQDEATKQKDILANELKCLREELKQIRDDRDRQKGQVHSLTGELAKYKEYTGKSCAQLDTLTSKTNALEETCTSQREQMNMLQQQLIAEREKLKMADLSVSETRTVFEDQKRIINELQERLAEKECQIIEGENLRKKLHNTILELKGNIRVFCRVRPLLPDDGHGTDMVISYPTSTEGLGRGIELVQSGQKYPFQFDKVFNHEASQRDVFTEISQLVQSALDGYKVCIFAYGQTGSGKTYTMMGRPDAFELKGLIPRSLEQIFHISQSLKDQGWKYKMQASILEIYNETIRDLLSPNRSSDQARTENGVLGKQYTIKHDASGNTHVSDLNIVDVSSASEISSLLQQAAQSRSVGRTQMNEQSSRSHFVFTLRICGYNEKTEQQVQGVLNLIDLAGSERLSRSGATGDRLKETQAINKSLSSLSDVIFALAKKEEHVPFRNSKLTYLLQPCLGGDSKTLMFVNISPDPSSAGESLCSLRFAARVNACEIGIPRRQTSTRSFDSRLSYG encoded by the exons ATGGCTTCCCGGAACCAGAACAGACCTCCGCGTAGCCCTTCCAAT AAAAAGGGAGGTGGTGCTGAAGAACTTCAATCTGACAAGCGACGAAGGATTATAGGAACTGACAAAATGGAGCGTCAGGGACGAGGTAGGGCTCCGTTTGGTGCGGTCAACAACAAGGCAGAAGCCAGTGATGCTGGAAGTGTTGAGGGATCCGAATGCAGTACTGTTGATTTTACTAAAGAGGAGGTTGAAGCGTTGTTGaatgagaagatgaagaaggggaaTCCCTTCGATAGTAAG AAGAAGATAGAGCAGATGGGGGATCTGATTAAGCGGCTTAAGCTTTGTGTTCGGTGGTTTAAGAGAGTTGAAGAAGGGTAtatccaagagaaagaaaagctTCAGAGTGATCTAGAATCTGCTCAGAAGAAATGCATTGACGCTG aaaatgagatgaaaatgaagatgagAGAGCTGAATGAGGTTATATCTAATTTGAGGATGACAATTTCCTCTTTAGAAGAGAGAATTACAAAGGAAGAACGAGATAAATTG GAAGCTATTGACTgttatagaaaagaaaaggatgcCAGAAGTGTAGCTGAGCAGATGCAAGCTTCTCTTTCCACTGAGCTTGAGAAAGTTCGGGTTGAGAAATCAGCTGCTGAGAAGAAG GCTATTTCAAATGAGGACCTGTACAAGCGATCACAAGAGTATAATATGAGTCTGCAACAGTACAATAGTCGCCTTCAGTCAGATCTTGAAACAACTAATGAGGCACATAAACGACTAGAAACAGAAAAATCAACTATTGTTGAGAACCTTAGCAATGTAAGAGGGCACAATAAGGCATTGCAGGAGCAGTTGTCATCTCTTAAG GCTTCACAAGATGAGGCTACAAAGCAGAAAGATATTTTAGCAAATGAACTCAAATGCCTTAGAGAAGAATTAAAGCAAATTAGAGATGATCGTGATCGTCAAAAGGGACAAGTACATTCTTTAACTGGAGAATTAGCAAAATATAAAGAATATACAGGGAAATCTTGTGCTCAATTGGATACCTTGACTTCTAAAACTAATGCTCTTGAG GAGACATGTACTTCTCAAAGGGAGCAAATGAATATGCTGCAGCAGCAGTTGATTGCTGAAAGGGAGAAGTTAAAG ATGGCTGATTTATCTGTTTCAGAAACAAGAACAGTGTTTGAAGATCAAAAAAGAATTATAAATGAACTACAAGAGCGACTGGCAGAAAAAGAATGCCAAATAATTGAAGGGGagaatttaagaaaaaaactaCACAACACTATCCTG GAACTAAAAGGAAATATTCGTGTGTTCTGCCGTGTCCGACCTCTGCTACCAGATGATGGTCATGGAACAGACATGGTTATTTCTTACCCCACGTCAACAGAAGGTCTCGGTCGGGGCATTGAATTGGTACAAAGCG GGCAGAAGTATCCTTTTCAATTTGACAAGGTGTTCAATCACGAGGCTTCTCAACGAGATGTTTTCACTGAGATATCGCAGCTGGTTCAAAGTGCCCTTGATGGTTACAAg GTATGTATCTTTGCTTATGGACAGACAGGTTCAGGCAAAACCTACACAATGATGGGCAGACCTGATGCCTTTGAGCTGAAAGGACTGATACCACGTTCTCTAGAACAGATTTTCCATATTAGTCAGTCCTTGAAAGATCAGGGATGGAAGTACAAAATGCAG GCTTCAATACTTGAAATATATAATGAGACCATTAGGGATTTGTTATCACCAAATCGGTCAAGTGATCAAGCACGAACAGAAAATGGTGTTCTTGGAAAGCAGTACACTATTAAACACGATGCCAGTGGAAACACACATGTTTCAGACCTCAATATTGTGGATGTTTCCAGTGCAAGTGAGATTTCCTCCCTCTTGCAACAGGCTGCGCAAAGCAG GTCAGTAGGAAGAACACAAATGAATGAACAATCTTCACGAAGTCACTTTGTGTTCACTTTGCGCATATGTGGGTATAATGAG AAAACTGAACAACAAGTGCAAGGAGTGTTAAACCTAATTGATCTGGCTGGAAGTGAAAGACTTTCAAGAAGTGGAGCAACTGGGGACCGGTTGAAGGAAACTCAG GCAATCAACAAAAGTCTCTCCTCTTTGAGTGATGTCATATTTGCTTTGGCAAAGAAAGAGGAGCATGTGCCCTTTAGGAATTCAAAACTGACATACCTTCTGCAG CCATGCCTCGGTGGGGATTCAAAAACTCTGATGTTTGTGAACATCTCACCTGATCCATCTTCAGCTGGAGAGTCACTTTGCTCTCTTCGTTTTGCTGCCAGAGTCAATGCCTGCGAGATTGGCATTCCACGGCGTCAAACATCCACACGGTCCTTTGATTCTCGTTTGAGCTATGGCTAA
- the LOC130722647 gene encoding thioredoxin-like protein CXXS1 — translation MESTEHKSRVVVIDSLQSWEFYVNQASNQNCPIVVHFSASWCMPSVAMNPFFEDMASSYPDFLFLNVDVDEVKDVATRLEIKAMPTFVFLKDGAPLEKLVGANPEEIKKRIDGFVHSTHASIA, via the exons ATGGAATCAACAGAACACAAGTCCAGGGTGGTGGTCATTGATTCTTTGCAATCATGGGAATTCTATGTCAACCAAGCCTCTAATCAGAATTGCCCT ATTGTTGTTCACTTCAGTGCTTCATGGTGCATGCCATCAGTGGCTATGAATCCCTTTTTTGAAGATATGGCTTCAAGTTATCCAGATTTTCTGTTTCTCaatgttgatgttgatgaagTCAAG GACGTCGCCACGAGGCTGGAAATAAAGGCAATGCCAACATTTGTGTTCCTGAAGGATGGTGCTCCACTGGAGAAGCTGGTTGGTGCGAATCcagaagagataaagaaaaggATTGATGGGTTTGTTCACTCCACTCATGCATCAATAGCATAG
- the LOC130722646 gene encoding transcription factor ILR3-like: MDNCNWMLDYGGYLELDPPNFSWPSSSPPTLSVELDDTYGNSDAFKESGSRKRSRSGSCNLSGSKACREKMRRDQLNDRFLELSSILDPGRPSKMDKMGILSDAVRVVSQLREDAQKLRESTENLQGKINELKAEKNELRDEKQQLRAEKDIIEQKLKAISSQPSFLPHHSTLPTAFPAPRHVVGSKLMPIIGYPGVSMWQFLPSAAVDTSQDHVLRPPVA; this comes from the exons ATGGACAACTGCAATTGGATGTTGGATTATGGTGGTTATTTAGAGCTTGACCCTCCCAATTTCTCATGgccctcttcttctcctcccaCTCTCAG TGTGGAACTAGATGACACCTATGGAAATTCAGATGCTTTCAAGGAAAGTGGCTCGAGAAAACG CTCAAGGTCAGGATCCTGCAACCTATCTGGTTCCAAAGCATGCAGAGAGAAAATGCGAAGGGATCAGCTAAATGACAG ATTTTTAGAACTAAGTTCTATCCTAGACCCTGGAAGGCCTTCCAAAATGGACAAGATGGGTATATTGAGTGATGCCGTTCGAGTAGTGAGTCAGTTACGAGAGGATGCTCAGAAGCTAAGAGAGTCCACAGAGAATCTACAGGGGAAAATCAATGAATTGAAG GCCGAGAAAAATGAGCTTCGTGATGAGAAGCAGCAATTAAGAGCAGAGAAAGATATCATTGAGCAGAAGCTTAAAGCCATAAGTTCACAACCTAGCTTCCTACCCCACCACTCCACCCTCCCAACTGCATTTCCTGCCCCTCGACACGTTGTTGGTAGCAAGCTGATGCCTATTATAGGCTATCCAGGAGTTTCAATGTGGCAATTTTTACCATCTGCTGCTGTTGATACCTCTCAGGATCATGTACTCCGGCCCCCAGTTGCATAA
- the LOC130722645 gene encoding sulfite exporter TauE/SafE family protein 5-like, with the protein MKTLSITCLLLIFIAFNPSNAKQTQPISDILNIDHVLHKIYQWQSGFQESKVLISGPLVLAGVLCCIASSISSAGGIGGGGLFIPILTIVAGLDLKTASSISAFMVTGGSIANVACNMCSTSSKFGGKSLIDYDIALLSEPCMLLGVSIGVICNLVLPEWLITVLFACFLGWSTSKTCKRGLVCWNIESEEMRQNGLKEHEKGLLDNDGSKSIEVPLLDPHESCKLRIPWRKLGILLLVWLCFFSIYLIRGNGYEQAMIPMEPCGVGYWILSSVQIPLAVVFTAWMVFRKESQQDLTLLPEIHRPLRLKSILVNFSVTSDQLVFPSMALLAGTLGGVFGIGGGMLISPILLQVGIAPEVTAATCSFMVFFSSTMSALQYLLLGMEHVETALILAIMCFVASLLGLIVVQKVIRKYGRASIIDFSVSLVMSLSTLLMTSFGVIKAWGDYKSGKYMGFKLPC; encoded by the exons ATGAAGACTCTAAGTATTACATGCTTACTTCTCATCTTTATTGCCTTTAATCCTTCTAATGCAAAACAAACACAACCCATTTCTGATATCCTCAACATTGACCATGTTCTACACAAAATTTATCAGTGGCAAAGTGGATTCCAAGAGTCTAAGGTCCTTATTTCAGGCCCTTTGGTGCTGGCTGGAGTCCTCTGCTGCATAGCTTCCTCTATATCTAGTGCTGGTGGAATAGGAGGTGGTGGGCTTTTTATACCCATACTAACTATTGTGGCAGGCTTAGACCTCAAAACAGCTTCAAGTATCTCAGCTTTCATGGTCACAGGAGGATCAATTGCAAACGTTGCATGCAATATGTGCTCCACAAGTTCAAAATTTGGTGGGAAGTCATTGATTGACTATGACATAGCACTTTTATCAGAACCATGCATGTTGTTAGGAGTGAGTATTGGAGTTATCTGTAACCTTGTACTTCCAGAATGGTTGATCACAGTACTTTTTGCTTGTTTTCTTGGTTGGTCTACCTCAAAAACTTGCAAACGTGGGTTGGTGTGTTGGAACATTGAATCAGAAGAGATGAGGCAAAATGGACTTAAGGAACATGAGAAAGGGCTGCTAGATAATGATGGGTCAAAAAGTATTGAAGTACCTCTTCTAGATCCTCATGAAAGCTGCAAATTGAGGATCCCTTGGAGGAAATTGGGGATCTTACTTTTGGTCTGGTTATGTTTCTTCTCCATCTATCTTATTCGCGGCAATGGATATGAACAG GCAATGATTCCAATGGAGCCATGTGGTGTGGGATACTGGATTCTCTCATCAGTTCAAATACCTCTTGCTGTGGTTTTCACTGCTTGGATGGTATTTAGAAAAGAAAGTCAACAAGACCTAACTCTTCTACCAGAGATTCATAGACCCCTTAGATTGAAAAGTATTTTAGTAAACTTCAGTGTTACTTCAGATCAGCTTGTTTTTCCATCGATGGCACTACTGGCTGGGACATTGGGTGGTGTATTTGGAATTGGAGGTGGAATGCTGATAAGTCCAATTCTTCTTCAGGTTGGAATAGCTCCTGAGGTAACAGCAGCTACATGTTCCTTCATGGTTTTCTTCTCTTCTACCATGTCAGCGTTGCAATATCTGTTGTTGGGAATGGAACATGTAGAGACTGCACTCATCTTGGCCATAATGTGTTTTGTTGCATCACTTCTTGGGTTAATAGTAGTACAGAAAGTAATTAGAAAGTATGGAAGGGCCTCTATAATAGATTTCTCAGTTAGTTTGGTCATGTCTTTAAGTACTCTACTAATGACTAGCTTTGGAGTCATAAAAGCTTGGGGAGACTACAAATCAGGGAAATACATGGGATTCAAACTACCTTGTTGA